From a region of the Methylocystis hirsuta genome:
- a CDS encoding GNAT family N-acetyltransferase, whose amino-acid sequence MTGSATLRAETPQDHSAIRGLLVAAFDRYGEAELVEALRNEGDLVFGGVAAVNGVIVGYAALSRMNAPFPALGLGPVAVAAAYRGKGIANALLHWSLARAQEDRWRAIFVLGDSAFYGRFGFRPELAAGFGTPYAGPHFMALALNGALPAKEGTVDYAPAFGRLGA is encoded by the coding sequence ATGACCGGAAGCGCAACTCTTCGCGCGGAAACGCCGCAGGATCATTCCGCCATACGCGGGCTGCTTGTTGCGGCTTTCGACCGATACGGCGAGGCCGAACTCGTCGAGGCGCTGCGCAACGAAGGCGACCTGGTTTTTGGCGGCGTCGCGGCTGTCAACGGCGTCATCGTCGGCTACGCCGCCCTGTCCAGGATGAACGCTCCCTTTCCTGCGCTCGGGCTCGGTCCTGTCGCCGTCGCAGCGGCATATCGCGGAAAAGGGATCGCCAACGCTCTTTTGCACTGGAGCTTGGCGCGTGCGCAGGAAGACCGGTGGCGCGCGATTTTTGTGTTGGGCGACAGCGCCTTTTACGGCCGTTTCGGATTTCGACCGGAGCTTGCAGCCGGCTTCGGCACGCCATATGCGGGGCCGCATTTCATGGCGCTGGCGCTTAACGGCGCGCTTCCAGCCAAGGAGGGAACGGTAGACTATGCGCCAGCCTTCGGTCGGCTCGGCGCCTAG
- a CDS encoding aldo/keto reductase — protein sequence MEYRKLGDSDLSVSAICLGSMTWGQQNSEAEGHAQLDYAFDRGVNFIDTAEIYSIPPRQDTQGSSERIIGSWLAARQNRDKAIIATKVAGRGDANWLRPGGAGTVLDAKNINYAIEGSLKRLQTDYIDLYQLHWPDRSLPLWGAGGTVYRRPTKRDEIPIEETLEALTRLVKAGKVRHIGLSNETPWGVARFLRAAELGHGPRVVSIQNAYNLINRTFEIGLAEFTERERVGLLAYSPLAQGYLTGKYQGGARPPGARTTLFERAQRYEKPEVEHAVAAYLTLAQDMRVDPAQLAIAFVTSRPFVTSNIIGATTMAQLKTDLASMELRITPEIERRIDAIHHLHSNPAP from the coding sequence ATGGAATACCGCAAACTCGGCGACAGCGATCTCTCCGTCTCCGCCATCTGTCTCGGCTCGATGACGTGGGGACAGCAGAACAGCGAAGCCGAAGGCCATGCGCAACTGGACTATGCGTTCGATCGCGGCGTCAATTTCATCGACACGGCGGAAATCTATTCCATTCCGCCGAGGCAGGACACTCAAGGCTCCTCCGAGCGCATCATCGGAAGTTGGCTCGCCGCACGTCAGAACCGCGACAAGGCGATCATCGCCACAAAAGTGGCCGGCCGCGGCGACGCCAACTGGCTGCGTCCCGGAGGCGCCGGAACGGTTCTCGACGCCAAGAACATCAACTATGCGATCGAGGGATCGCTGAAGCGTCTGCAGACCGATTACATCGATCTCTATCAATTGCATTGGCCGGATCGTTCGCTACCGCTTTGGGGCGCAGGCGGCACGGTCTATCGACGCCCGACGAAGCGCGACGAAATCCCGATTGAAGAGACGCTGGAAGCGCTAACGCGGCTCGTCAAAGCCGGCAAGGTTCGGCACATCGGCCTGTCCAATGAGACGCCGTGGGGCGTGGCGCGCTTCCTGCGCGCGGCAGAACTCGGCCATGGGCCGCGCGTCGTCTCGATTCAAAACGCTTACAACCTCATCAACCGCACCTTCGAGATCGGTCTCGCTGAGTTCACTGAGCGCGAGCGCGTCGGATTGCTCGCCTATTCGCCGCTCGCGCAAGGATACCTCACCGGAAAATATCAGGGCGGCGCGCGGCCGCCCGGCGCCCGCACGACTCTGTTCGAGCGCGCGCAGCGTTATGAGAAGCCCGAAGTCGAACACGCGGTCGCCGCCTATCTGACGCTCGCGCAAGATATGAGAGTCGATCCGGCGCAGCTCGCCATCGCCTTCGTGACCTCCCGGCCCTTCGTGACGTCGAATATTATTGGCGCGACGACGATGGCGCAGCTTAAAACCGACCTCGCGTCGATGGAACTCAGGATCACGCCTGAAATCGAGCGGCGTATCGACGCCATCCACCATCTCCACAGCAACCCCGCGCCATGA
- a CDS encoding IS5 family transposase (programmed frameshift) yields MNRFVLTDAQWAKMEPFCLGKQGDPGRSGNNNRLFVEAVLWIARTGSPWRDLPRAFGHWNSVFTRFRDWVKADVWKRLFDAVCDEPDMEYAMVDATIVKVHRHGQGAKGGPSSQAIGRSKGGMTTKILALTDALGNLVRFTLMPGQRFDTVGVAPLLEGVAFGALIADKAFDSNAIIADLDARGAKVVISQHPRRAKPLAIDEEMYKWRHLIENFFGKLKEFKRIALRADKTDQSFAAMIHIAAAVINSR; encoded by the exons ATGAACCGATTCGTTTTGACTGACGCCCAATGGGCGAAGATGGAGCCCTTTTGTCTTGGCAAACAGGGCGATCCCGGCCGCAGCGGCAACAACAACCGTTTGTTCGTGGAGGCGGTGCTGTGGATTGCTCGCACCGGCAGTCCGTGGCGCGATCTGCCGCGCGCATTCGGGCATTGGAACAGCGTGTTCACACGGTTCCGCGACTGGGTGAAGGCGGATGTCTGGAAACGGCTATTTGACGCCGTCTGCGACGAACCCGACATGGAATACGCCATGGTCGACGCCACCATCGTCAAGGTTCACCGTCACGGACAGGGCGCAAAAGGGGGAC CTTCGAGCCAGGCCATCGGCCGGTCAAAAGGCGGCATGACCACCAAAATCCTGGCGCTCACCGATGCGCTCGGCAATCTCGTGCGCTTCACGCTCATGCCCGGACAGCGTTTCGATACGGTTGGCGTTGCGCCGCTCCTTGAGGGCGTCGCTTTCGGCGCGCTGATCGCCGACAAGGCGTTCGACAGCAACGCCATCATCGCCGATCTCGACGCGCGCGGCGCCAAAGTCGTCATCTCCCAACATCCGCGCCGGGCAAAACCTCTTGCCATTGACGAGGAAATGTACAAATGGCGGCATTTGATCGAAAACTTCTTCGGCAAGCTCAAGGAGTTCAAACGCATCGCGCTCCGCGCCGACAAAACCGATCAGAGCTTCGCCGCCATGATCCACATAGCCGCCGCCGTCATAAACTCCCGATGA
- a CDS encoding IS5 family transposase (programmed frameshift) — MGVMDRLVLTDVSWERMAPLIIGRPDQRGSTGRDNRMFVEGVLWIVRTGSPWRDLPEAFGDWNSVFRRFSRWSLKGVWWRIFEAMSDDPDFEYLIVDSTIVRAHQHAAGAKKGSEDQAIGRSRGGLSTKIHMAVRGLGCPVRFTLTAGQKGDAPQAAALIEGLPAEVVMADTAYDADRLRHAIAAKGALAVIPNNPSRAIKYPLDKHLYAQRHLVECCFSKLKQFRRVATRFEKTARNYRAVVTIAAIVLWIR; from the exons TTGGGTGTGATGGATCGACTGGTTTTGACCGACGTGTCTTGGGAGCGGATGGCGCCGCTGATCATAGGTCGGCCCGACCAGAGGGGCTCGACCGGCCGTGACAACCGGATGTTTGTAGAGGGCGTACTGTGGATCGTGCGCACGGGCTCTCCCTGGCGTGATCTTCCGGAAGCGTTTGGGGATTGGAACAGCGTGTTCCGGCGTTTCAGTCGATGGAGCCTCAAGGGGGTCTGGTGGCGAATTTTCGAGGCGATGTCTGATGATCCGGACTTCGAATATCTGATCGTCGACTCCACCATCGTCCGGGCGCATCAGCATGCCGCCGGGGCGAAAAAG GGGTCTGAAGATCAGGCTATTGGTCGCTCGCGCGGCGGCTTGAGCACCAAGATACATATGGCCGTTCGCGGCTTGGGATGCCCTGTGCGGTTCACGCTGACCGCAGGTCAGAAGGGCGATGCGCCGCAAGCCGCTGCATTGATCGAGGGATTGCCTGCGGAGGTCGTCATGGCCGATACCGCCTATGACGCCGATCGCTTGCGTCACGCCATCGCCGCCAAGGGCGCGCTCGCCGTCATCCCCAACAACCCGTCACGCGCGATCAAATATCCGCTCGATAAGCATCTCTACGCCCAGCGACATCTCGTCGAATGTTGCTTCTCAAAACTCAAGCAGTTCCGCCGCGTCGCAACCCGTTTCGAGAAGACCGCCCGAAATTATCGGGCAGTCGTAACAATCGCCGCAATCGTCCTGTGGATACGATAA